The DNA region TTGTTTCAATGATTTTACCTCCGGCTTGAGACATGTTAGGActcgaaaaagaaaatgtgATAAAGGGGTACTTACCCAGTGCAAAGGGAGACGCTGAGGAGCTAGCTTATTGATCGATATATGTCAGATAACAATGGGACCAAACCCGTGGTACTGGCGCTGACATACAGGATAATGGAACAGTGCCTCTGGCGTTGGTTGGGCTGCTCCCTGGGGAACTTgcaggagtgggaggagaaaaCGGCTCGCTAGGTAACGGAACGTCGGTTGTGATACTATTTATGGTTATACCAGTGGATGGTGCAATGGGCTCTTCGTTAGGAGGCGGTGTGCTGGGTATGGGTGCTGCCCTGGGTGTTTGGGGTGAAGTGGCGGGACTGATATCGATGACAGGTTTGTCCGTACTTTCAGGGACCTTAACGATGGTCGCTGGGGTGATTGGTTTGCTGATTGGCATATCGGTGCTGGTCATGTACTGAACGGGTGGTAATGATTCGCAGTAATCCAACCACGGTTGGAAAGTAGGCGTGAGATATTCTCTTTCCGCAACCCCGTACATGCCATAGTCGCTCATGTCACGAATACACATTCTACAGTCATTGTATGAGCTGTAGAACACAGAGTCCTCTTCGCACAACTCTGGATCTTTGCCAATCCTCTGCGCCTCAAGATAGGCACTATCTATTGATATATTAGTActgtatttttttttcgtgAGCCTAGAGCCACTCACCGCAGACTGAGAAGCAGGGAGCTGGCACATGAATAATGCCATCAGTGTACTGTCTCGTCCGCAAATTCACGGATCGCCCCCTCGGGCCTTTCGTCCCAACCTCGTGCTCCATAGAAGATGCGCCTAGGCCTGCTACAAGAGATGATGGGCGGCCTGGTTATGTTAGAATGAGATACAGGAAGACAGAGAAGGGACTGCAACACACTAGATTTATAATGCGAAACTGCCGCCTTGAACATGTATAGCCCCCAAGTACGTATGCGGTCTTGGGGCGGATTTTCGACGAGACGCTGAAATAAATTGCGGTGATACTACATCACCCAGCCTCCATTCTTCCGGCATTGGGATATGTGATGTGCAAAACTGCAAATACCTGTAAGTGCTTCCACAAACCTCTTATAATGGGAACAGCCTTCTCTTGATGTCAGTATTTACTTGTACGGCCTTGCAACCTTGGACGAGGAGTGTCCGAGTGATGACAGGAGAGAGGCTTGGCTGTAAGCCCAGCATAAATGAAAACTTGCAACCATTTCATCCCTTCGGCTCAGCTGATCTTCTGGGAAACAGAAAGTTATTCGCTTCCGAGGATGCAGTTGCTGTCAATGCTGTGGTTACAAAGATCGAATGCAGTCGATTTTCGACTTGGACTGTAAGTGTGTCTATAACCCCATGGCTTGGCACATCAATAGTTGATATACCCAACCTGCGGTCTGCACCGGGTTTGTGCTTTTGGTGAGAGATGCGTATCTCATCTCTCCTGTGACAATATCAGGCCCTTGATGCCACAAATAAAGAGGGAGAAGTCCCATCCAGGTTTTTGTCGCGATGAGGTGGCACTGATGTTGGGCCATGAGGCTGCAGTCGAGCACCGTGTCCGCCATTGGGTATCTGAGATCGTTTGGTGCCTTAATGATGGTCGGCAGCTAATAAGATGTCTGAGCTTGACACGAGGATTGAAGACAATTGGTAAAAGCCGTCTCTTGGTGATGAGACGAGGTGCAAGCTCCGAGGTGCAGACCCCTTGCATCACCTGAGCATGCAGGCTGTCCGCCGGTGCTGGGCTGGCATTTCTCTGGATCGACCGGGCCGCTGCACACTCTTTCCGTGCACCATTCAAGCTTCTGCGCTGTTTCACTCAACTCACCCTCGACGAAAACTCGGGCGCTCGTTTGCGTGTTCACAATTCACCTTTTACTCAACGTCTCTTTTCTGACGTGTCGCTGACCGACTTTTGCATCTTTTTCCTGTTCTATACCCCACAAGCCTCTTTTTCCCCTCTCGTAGTTTTTGCCAAGCATTCTCGGATCTCGAAACCAACGTGATGCATCTCACAAACTGAAGAACAGGCGCAGCCACCTCTTGTGAGACGCGTGTCCACTGAAAGATTGATTCAAGGACACCCCTTACCAGTTGTCTCCAACCAGCTTATTCACTCGCTCGAGGGACAAAGAATACTCCAAGTCGCTTCGGCGCCCGCGCGCATTCACCATGGCCGACGAGGAacagcccaagaagaagagcttcTGGGGGCTCTTACGGGCGAAGAGCACTGCCAGTAAAATATCCAAATTTGTATGCTTCTTCACGTCTCTCGACAGACCGATGTGTGTACTAACATGATTTGAATAAGCTGGAGAAAGACCCACAACGAAGGGCAAGCACTGGGGAAGTGTACCGGCAGCGGAGGCAATCAGAGCCCGTCATCTCAGAGTTGAGGCCATCTGCCTCACGTCGGAGACCAAGGCGGACCAACCCGGATGCAACCAAGGGGAAAGGCCGGGAGGATACATACGGCCCTTCCCACGATGCCGGACCCCTGACGGAATGGCCGCCCTCCGGCATGTCTAGCACCGAAGAGCTGACGCTGGGTCCGGCAATGCAGCTCATCTCGAGAGGAGTCCCCGCTTTCAAGGGACACAAACGCCCAATACCGCATGTCTCGGATCACTACTATGCCATGTTCGCAACAGTAGCCGGAAACCGTGGCGAGGAGACGGACGCTGCTAACCATCATGACTCCATGACACAGCTCATGACCCTGTGCCTTTTGGGTTCAGGCCCGGCAACTTACCCGTGGGAGACGCTTGAACAACCCAGTTATTCATTCTGCTTTGGAAGACGCCCAGGGACCATCACTCTCAACCATTGGGCATCACTCGCGAGCGTCCTCCCAACAACTATCCCGTTGCGCGACTCAGGCATTGAGCCACGAGAGGTTGACCTCGAGACCATCTTTGCACGCATCAGAGATTTGGAAAGGGGACTGGAGGACGATAATGAGGACCTGATGTACAAAAACCTTTACCGGAGGCTACTCAGAGACCCAGACAAGCACAGAAGCCCACACAAGACACTGGACACGCAAATTATGGACTTGTTCATGGTGCTCTCACGACCTGATTGGATCGATTTTACCAATCTTAAAAATCAGGTGGTGACCAAGTTCATCTTCGACACCAGTGCTGCCAACGCTGAGCAATATCGAAAGTTcttccaccagctcctcctgaGCATTGAGTTAGATCTTCGAATCaattccagacaccacatgACCGATGCCAGAGAGAGGTTACTAGCCCAAATACCACCAACGATACAATGGAGCCTCGCCCTTGCTCGACGATGGCGCGAGAACGTCCGCGTAGAGGCCTACGGTCCAACACCCGACGATATCCGCCTCCGCTTCAAACTCAAACGTCGTCAAGTCAAGATGCTCAAGCGTTTCGCCCAAATGATGAAGTGGCCCAATCTTTCCGAAACCCTGCGTGAGCTCAAACAACGAGATGAAGACTGCGTCCTCGATCTTGTCAGCTCCCACGCCATGGCCTTCTTCAGCGGGCTTGTCCTCCCGGGCCCTACTTTCCCTTTTCTTATAATGAATTCCCTGCTTGACATTGATCCAGACAGAGCCACTGACGATCTGGCTCTACTGACTCACATTCACCCCAGCTGTGGCTTCCAGTACCGTAACAGTTATACTTACTGGACCGCCACTTCCATCGTAGGCAAAGTACTCGCACCTACCTGCCGCTCATTAGGAGGCTGGGTCGGGCCGGCTCGTCCAACTGGCGATCTTGCCCGCTCTCAAATAGCACGTATTCGATCCCGACGACCCCCTAACAAGGTAACGCCGGAGGATATCCGGTCTATGTCTGAGCGGTCTGATCCCCTCGGCCCCCCAACACAAGTCTTCCCAGTCAGCGAATATGCCCTGGTAGCCCCCGACCGCGACGAAGACGGCTACCTTGCCGATCTAGTCCGCATCGAACTCCTCAACCTCCGTCCTGTCGGACCAAACAATAACACCCGCCCCAACACTCCTCGATCAACCAATACCAAGTCCGACACCTCCAGCCCACCAAAGTGGTACGACGCCAGCATCCAATTCGCCATCGATGGTGTTTCCTGGCCTTTACGACTCACCTTTGACGTGAGCTTCATCAGTGCCTGGCCTTGTACCGACGGTCCTCATCCATTGTTCTTCGACTATGTATACACACCAGTCAAAGCGGATGAGTTGGTCAAAGTGCGAGACTGGCCTGGGGTGTTTGGAACCGGGGCAGGAACTCATAGTCATGGGCAGAACGAGAGAAACGCGAGGAGCTTATCGCCCACGACCCCTGGACAGGGGGCAAGTGGCGGACATAACAATCAAGGGAGAACGGGGGTGTCAAGTCCGAGTACTTTGAGtggcggggatgatgagaaggtgctggtggtggaggcatTTGGGGTGCCGGATAATGAGGTTCTGGCTAGGGCTTGGTGCGCGCATTGGGGATTGAGTGCGGTTGTGGCGGATTTGGGGAAGACCTGGTATGTTTTTATCTCTTACAGTTACTATTCCATGTGGTGCTAATATGGGTATAGTATGGCCTGTGCAATCAGAGAGGCATACGCAGCTACAGTCACGGTAGTGATCTTGGTGGACGATGACCAAGATAACCGACGGGATGATTAGACAATCGGAAGAGAGAGGGTATCAAATCAGTCAGGGTGGAGATATAACAACAAAGCCTTTCTTTAATTTTTAAGACGAGCAAGCGGAAGAATGATATCCAAGAATtagggagagagggggaatTTAGTTTGACATGTTCAAGGTCAGGAGCGAGGATCATTGGCCAGGTGCTATGGTTCAGCTAGGGAGCGTGGAGCAATTTGTTTCTTCTTGATTTTTGATGTATTTACAGTAGCTAGCATTGCGTTTTTTGGTTCGGTTATTTGGCTTGATATCTTGTAAGAGATGAGCacagaaggaaggggatgaaaAGCAATACCCTGTTGGAACTTGGCTCTTTTGACCTTAAACTTGCCTATACCTGGGAGAACATGCTCAGGTGAGCCGTCAAGTGCTTATATACTCATCTATTAAGCTTTAAACGGAACCATTTCACCACCCCAGCTCAGCTTTGTTAGCTCTCGCCCTGCATTTTAGCCAGCCATCTCAGTTATCAAATGTCACGAATGGGATACCAGGCTTTCCAGCATAGCCACTCTTGGAAGTTTGTCACATCTTTCACTTTTGCTACCAACTCACCCACTCATCAGTCCACACCACGCGTCCCCCTTACTAACAGGACAAAAAAGCATGTGCAAAGTGTGCAAATGGATATCTCGAACAAGAGTACCGGGCATTCAACATTGCCCGGATGCCCGGATGCCTAGGTAGCTTACACGTGCGAACCAAGATCTGAACAACCCATTCGAGTGGGATGACTGATGTCGGTAGGTAATACGCACCCAATCAATCTGATAATATCCATCAGTTGCTGTGCCTTATTCAGCTTGCCCTGTCATCCATCGCCTTACTTCCATGCAGCTCTCCAGTTGCGCCTTCCTTCGGTATCGCCACATCCAAGGAAACAGATAGAACAGACCGGTTAATATTATGAGTGGTCAACAAGTCATGGTGTGTGTCACGGTCCCAAGGACTTGGGCAAGAAGGAAAccctaggtaggtactcgGGCGGTCAAAAAGGAAAGTGCCTCCGGGGAAGACGGGAAGGGGCGAGCTGGGGAAGCAAGCACAAAATTTTCACTTTTTCACTTGTACAGAAAGAGCACTTTCCCACGATCGTACCTACCCGACGCAACTGCTTGACTATCTGCAGAAATTTTCACTTTGCTCTTTCTACTCACTTTTCCATTTTGCAAAGCCATGTGTCAAAGGATTTTGATTTCCCAGCGTCATCATTCGTTACCTACAGCCTATGTCCGAAGAGGTCCGCGGAACCTTTTTCAGTCCACATCCTTCCGGCCTCAGACATGAGGccttccttcctccacaTAGTCGGATACCAAATTCCACCCACCTGACGGAGAAACTCGAGAGAGGACAACCGAAACAACCCGGACACAATATTCCCTCACACCATCCTGCCCCCATCGGCCCGAGGGAAGAAACGAATCCAAAAAAAGACCAGCTTTCGAAGAACCGAAAGAGACCCCATCCAAAATACCCCGTCCATACACCGCCAAAATCATAACGTCGTCATCATAAACCCGTCTGTCTTCCCCATGCTGATTTCCAAATCGACCGAATTCCAACCACCGACCTCCCATccgacctcccctccctgcatcaccccaaccctcatccGATTCGAAACACGTACACGCGGTCCCAGCACACCGGTTCAATCAAGCCCATCCCGCCCAAGGCAGACTTccaccttgtcctcctcaaAATCAGCCTTGCCAACCCGTCTGTCAAACCACACAATATCACACAACGCTAGAGACATGAAGGGAAAAATATGCAAGTCATCCGATAGCCACACTATCAAACTGCATGGTTCGGTTTCCTGCATTTTTGGGTTTTTCATAAAAACGTATAAGTTATGAGATGAAACAGGAAATAGTCAAATAGGTGAAGAGTCTCAACCCCGAATTTCCAAATTCTCGACCACAAAGAAAATTCCATCAACCCCTGTCACGACCCCCAGACCCAACAGTCATCCAAGAGACCCGAAAAGAGGACAGTATTTGTCTCAATCCCCGGCCCGGAGTTATGCCAAGTCGGAGAAGAGTAAAATTCCGTCCGGCCGGCCCCACGTCGAGCGATCAAACCCGGTCCAACCGAGATCCGACTCGCGATTTGCGTGGCGCAAGGAGACGCGTTGTTTTAACGCGAAGCTAGGCAGCAgccaccttctccttgtttcttttttttgtttttttgttttgtttactCAACGGATCAGGATGCAGTTGGAAGACATGAGAGAACTGTTAAGACCAGATTGTTCGCAAGACGGCGGTTTTCGCCCTCGTAATGTGAACTAAACCAGGTAAGTGAACAGTCCCCTATCGTCTCGACCGATATCCCGAGCCTTGAGAGTATAATTCATCCATTCGATGCCGACTCGACGAATTTCTCGATGGTCGTGACAttgatgaagacgatgacgGCGGAGCCGCGCCTGGTGTCCCTGGGATCTGGAGTTGTGGCGGCAACTCATCGAACTGCATCGCGAGGCGATACGTGTGTTCGGGAATCAGACGCTGCCTATACATATGTTCGACGACGTGGAAGTCTGGACGCATATGGTCGCTTGTCACCCGCTCGAAATCAATATGCCAGCGAATATGCTGCATGCGCTCGTAAAATCTGGGATACAGGTCGCTAGGGGACTCGGCGACGAAGGGGTAGTCATCGCAGAACCAGCAACGAGACTGCACAGGCAACTTCTCTCTCAAGTGGCGGACATGGTGTTCAATCCAACCAACTTCGTCATCAAGTCGAAATGTTGCCGAACAGCCCTTGAGCTCGCTGAATTCGCACCACAGCTCACCAGTCTGCTGCGTCCAATTGGTAGCAGCTGGTGACGCCGCAATACTTCTTCGTCCGGACGCTATCGAAGTTCTGCCTACCGAGCTCTGGTCATCCCATCGGCTGAATACAGATGCTGTACTGGACTGCATCGTGGATGTAGTGGTATATGCTCGTGACGCAACACTCGGCGCTGCTGTATATGACGATTGGACGTCAGAATTGGTATGGTCAAACTCAGAACCATCTGGCAAGTCACCGCTGACTATCGAGACTGCATATCGGGGAGTCTCAACACCGACACTGTATGGGTTCTGGGAATAGCCGTACACTCCAGTGTAGTCGCTCGAAGGATACGTGCGAAGAAAGTTGTGAATCTCGTTGGGATCAAAACCAGGGCCAGCCATGGTGGTAATGGCCGATGCGCCGGGGTGGCGGTGACAGACAAGCTTAAGAAAGAGGGGGAGCGAGTGCTCTGtgaggggtgttgggggtttcAATTGGCGGGGGCTGGCGAGGTCCAATGGGTGAGCAGGGGGCTTATTCCTTCACTCAGCTATGTGCTGACTGCCGTTGACCGATCTGATTCAAATCGCAAGCTGCTGCAGTCCTTGGGAAGTCCTACTGCAAGTAATTGCCAACACGCAGGCAAGGGACCAAGCAAGTGTTCTTGATTCCAAACCCTACGCAGTTAGCTGGGCGTTGAGGCGAGCAGATGCTGGGTGGTATCAAGTGTGCTATCGCGGATTCGAGCGCAAAGCCGCACAGCTACGGCACAGGAGGGGCCGGTATTGAAACGGCACAAGGGAACCGAGACGGAGCTGACGTCGTACAGATGCGATGCTGGCGGTGTTTTCTTGCTGTGTTGATGGAGCAATATGTGGTGGGCGTTTCCCAGCAAGAGAGAGAAcggtgggatgggggatgttTTGGAAAAGAGAAGCGGGAACTTGGGTCTGATAAAACTGGATGGAAATGAGGGGCAGCTGTGAAGAGtgcgggtggtgttgttgaatgGTATTTGGGGCCGAGCTGTGATGTGTGGGTGGCGCCTGTCAATTTTGGAAATGACATTTCACTCAGGATAAGCAGTCACGTCCGCGTTTCCGGGAGTTCCAGGATGTTATCAACTTTTCCATTTCCACTTCAACGCAACATCGACCGCTACATCGATCAACACCAGTCACATTTTTCGTTCTCGTTCCTCTTACAGAGGCGGCATGATCCATCCAGCTACATGGAGTCCTTGCATCGTTTCTGCCGGAgcccacaccaccctcgagGCCTGGAGCCATGCATTTCTGGGTCGAGGTGTTAAGATGCTCTTTGCTATCTTGTGGCTTCTCTGCCACTTCTGTTCATGTCTCGACCGCCATTTCCTCACAGTCGTCATTATTTAGAGGGTCATCTCGACCTCAAGCTTGACGAATGATTCACGCGGGTAAAAACCACATAGCTTAAGTCCATACAAGCGACGCAGCATGCCGCATTAGCCCTTGGCCAAAGTCTTACTGCAGCCACCGCTCCGCTTCAACTCACTGGCTACCACTCTCTCATGCTGCCAGCTGCAGCTTCTCCGCAGAGCTGATGACCATGGCCAGGACGGGACGGATGCCATCTGCAGGGTTTAACCAGTCATTCAGTAGCCTTTGACCGATTTAAATCTCACCAACCGAGTCATATATTTCATATACCACCGCGTTGTTGCTTTGTGGTATGCTCCAGATGGACAGAGCTCTACTGGAAGATGGGCGGGTACGTGGCATACCGGGAAGGGATCGCACCGCGCGGGCCTGATAATAGAGTGCCGGCGGAATTATACTCTAATTCGATTTGCTCCCCAGATTACAGAACACCTGGTTGGATAAGATATCGAGGAGCCAACGCCGAGATCTATTCCTGTGGTAAAACCACATCGAGCTTGCGACAAACCTGCTTAATACTTAGCCTCCGATCCGACGCAGTTGCGATAAAACCGACAGCCAGACATCAAAGCATGTTCGTCTGTGAGCGACAGGACTCCAACTGGAATCAAAACTAGGAGGTT from Podospora pseudocomata strain CBS 415.72m chromosome 3, whole genome shotgun sequence includes:
- a CDS encoding hypothetical protein (EggNog:ENOG503NXXA), whose product is MADEEQPKKKSFWGLLRAKSTASKISKFLEKDPQRRASTGEVYRQRRQSEPVISELRPSASRRRPRRTNPDATKGKGREDTYGPSHDAGPLTEWPPSGMSSTEELTLGPAMQLISRGVPAFKGHKRPIPHVSDHYYAMFATVAGNRGEETDAANHHDSMTQLMTLCLLGSGPATYPWETLEQPSYSFCFGRRPGTITLNHWASLASVLPTTIPLRDSGIEPREVDLETIFARIRDLERGLEDDNEDLMYKNLYRRLLRDPDKHRSPHKTLDTQIMDLFMVLSRPDWIDFTNLKNQVVTKFIFDTSAANAEQYRKFFHQLLLSIELDLRINSRHHMTDARERLLAQIPPTIQWSLALARRWRENVRVEAYGPTPDDIRLRFKLKRRQVKMLKRFAQMMKWPNLSETLRELKQRDEDCVLDLVSSHAMAFFSGLVLPGPTFPFLIMNSLLDIDPDRATDDLALLTHIHPSCGFQYRNSYTYWTATSIVGKVLAPTCRSLGGWVGPARPTGDLARSQIARIRSRRPPNKVTPEDIRSMSERSDPLGPPTQVFPVSEYALVAPDRDEDGYLADLVRIELLNLRPVGPNNNTRPNTPRSTNTKSDTSSPPKWYDASIQFAIDGVSWPLRLTFDVSFISAWPCTDGPHPLFFDYVYTPVKADELVKVRDWPGVFGTGAGTHSHGQNERNARSLSPTTPGQGASGGHNNQGRTGVSSPSTLSGGDDEKVLVVEAFGVPDNEVLARAWCAHWGLSAVVADLGKTCMACAIREAYAATVTVVILVDDDQDNRRDD
- a CDS encoding hypothetical protein (EggNog:ENOG503P5DN), with the protein product MAGPGFDPNEIHNFLRTYPSSDYTGVYGYSQNPYSVGVETPRYAVSIVSGDLPDGSEFDHTNSDVQSSYTAAPSVASRAYTTTSTMQSSTASVFSRWDDQSSVGRTSIASGRRSIAASPAATNWTQQTGELWCEFSELKGCSATFRLDDEVGWIEHHVRHLREKLPVQSRCWFCDDYPFVAESPSDLYPRFYERMQHIRWHIDFERVTSDHMRPDFHVVEHMYRQRLIPEHTYRLAMQFDELPPQLQIPGTPGAAPPSSSSSMSRPSRNSSSRHRMDELYSQGSGYRSRR
- a CDS encoding hypothetical protein (EggNog:ENOG503P2KD), producing MFKAAVSHYKSSRPSSLVAGLGASSMEHEVGTKGPRGRSVNLRTRQYTDGIIHVPAPCFSVCDSAYLEAQRIGKDPELCEEDSVFYSSYNDCRMCIRDMSDYGMYGVAEREYLTPTFQPWLDYCESLPPVQYMTSTDMPISKPITPATIVKVPESTDKPVIDISPATSPQTPRAAPIPSTPPPNEEPIAPSTGITINSITTDVPLPSEPFSPPTPASSPGSSPTNARGTVPLSCMSAPVPRVWSHCYLTYIDQ